TGTGTTTGCTTTGTTTCAAAATCCCTCATTTTTTCTCTTCTAGGTGAACCGGAGCCACTTGAACAACAGAATCAGCAGATGATTCGTGAAGAAGACACAGAGCTATTTTCATACAGAGGAAATGATGTTGAGTATTTTGTATCTTCTACTTCACCTTCTGGGTTATACCAGTTAGAACTCTGGTCAACAGAAAAGGATACAAACTTTAAAGTCTATGCTAGTACAACTCCAGAGTCAGATCAACCATATCCTGAACTACCTTATGATCCAAGAGTTGATGTCACTTCTCTTGGTCGTACAACTGTCAGTTTGGCATGGAAACCTAGCCCTACAGCTTCAGTATTGAAACAGCCAATACAATATTGTGTAGTTATTAATAAAGAACACAATTTCAAAAGTCTCTGTGCTGTTGAGACTAAACAGACTGCTGATGATACATTTATGAAGGCTCCTAAACCTGGTCTGGATTTTAGCCCTTTTGATTTTGCCCATTTTggattttcttccaacagtaattCTGGGAAAGAACGTGGTTTCTTAAAACCAACaccaaagctttattcaaaacttTATTCAAAGCCTAAAGTTGATCTGGAAAAGATATGCATTGGAAACAAGAATATATTTACTGTATCTGAACTGAAACCTGGTACACAGTACTATTTTGATATATTTGCTGTAAACGTCAATACAAATATGAGTACTGCCTATGTTGGTACTTTTGCAAGAACTAAAGAAGAGGCCAAACAAAAGACTGTTGATTTAAAAGATGGGAAGATTACAGATGTGTTTGTCAAGAGAAAAGGCACCAAATTTTTGCGGTTTGCTCCTGTTTCATCACATCAAAAAGTTACATTTTTTGTTCACTCATGTCTCAATGCCATACAAATGCAAATCAAAAGAGATGGAAAACTTCTGCTGTCTCAAAATGTTGAGGGTGTCCATCAGTTTCAACTTAGGGGAAAGCCAAAAGCCAAATACCTTATCCGACTGAAAGGAAATAAGAAGGGAGCTTCCATATTGAAGTTTTTAGCCGCAACAAGGCCCAATAAGCAGTCATTTCCATCTCTTCCTGAAGATACAAGAATTAAAGCCTTTGATAAACTTCGCACATGTTCCTCAGTCACAGTGGCATGGCTAGGTACACAAGAAAGAAACAAGTTTTGCATCTACAAGAAAGAAGTAGATGACAATTATaatgaggagaaaaagaaaagagaacaaaatcAGTGTCTGGGACCTGACttgagaaaaaaatcagaaaaagtcctctgtaagtattttcacagtcaAAACCTACAAAAAGCAGTTACCACAGAGACAATTAAAGGTCTAAAGCCTGGCAAATCCTATGTTCTGGATGTTTATGTCATAGGACATGGTGGGTATTCGGTCAAATATCAAAGCAAATTAGTGAAAACAAGAAAATTCTGTTAGGGATCTTTTACATAAAAATCAGCAGAACATTACTGGATCAACTAACATACAGAATAGAAGTTGTAAACTGTATTGGTATTATATATAGGAGATATTAACATCTATATTTATGTTTACAGAAAGACTGAGACTAGTGCTCTTCGTTGGTATCTGACGGTTGCATTATCATGCATCTGGTGGTCTATGTTTGATGATCAAGATAGCAGGGAATATTGATGAACCTGCCCTTTTTGCTTCCATATTGCATGAAGTGCTTCTAAATTATTTTATCACATCAAAGGCTAGCACAAATCATTCAGTACATATTAGTCATAGGCAAAGACAAGAACCAAAACTTCCATCCAATCTCTTTTCATAGACTACGGTTTATGTAAATTATTTTTACTGTCTTGTTTAATATGTCTATGTTTCTATGTTGTAAACTATGAAAAATCTTTTCCTGTTAAAAGCATAGATCTAAATTAAATATTAACTGGGATTTCCAGTTTTATTGTTAATATAAATTCCTAtctgaattaattttaaatgcttaaaaagtGTATGTATTTCATGTACAAAATTGTAAGTCATTATATTCctgtatataaaattaaaatattagattATACATTCCTATTCATATTGATGTTTCATATCTCTACATAGCCATATACATAAATTTGTATAATTCTGAATGCATTTTGAGCATCTTTAATTAGTAATTATCTGAACATCATTTAATTGTTagtatatttcaaatatttttcaatttgtcagatcaaATTTGTCTCTGTTGAAACAGTAAGATAATCTATTTGTGCTTAAAATGGAAGAAACTGATATGAATGCCTCTCTCTTTTAATGCAGGGTGATAACTTCGCCTatcaccatgatggcaaacctatggcacgcgtgccacaggtggcacacggagccatttcTGCAGCATGTGAGCCGTTAACCTTgatcagctccactgcacatgcatgcgcacctcccaccagccagctgattttcggttctctgccatttccagcctctggagggtctccggAGGGCTGGGGGAAACCATTTTTGTTCtactggaggctccaggaaagcttccaaagcctccagagcctgtggagggtgaaaaatgagcctactggATGTCTAGAAATGCGCCTTTTCtgccctctggaggcttcagggaggcctgctaggcccaaaacagggtgcggggggagcacggggggtctTCCCCACCTGcgcgggtgtgtgtatgtgtgtgtagggcattgcattatggatgtgggcacgcatgcgtgcgcttttggcacccgaggaa
This DNA window, taken from Ahaetulla prasina isolate Xishuangbanna chromosome 8, ASM2864084v1, whole genome shotgun sequence, encodes the following:
- the NDNF gene encoding protein NDNF isoform X5 — its product is MLLMRSSIFYLFLLLPFSSWMQKLPTRDEELFQMQIQDQAFFHDSSVLPDGAEISSYLFRGTPKRFFFVVEEDNTPFAVTVTPCDTPLEWKLSLQDLPEESSGEGSGEPEPLEQQNQQMIREEDTELFSYRGNDVEYFVSSTSPSGLYQLELWSTEKDTNFKVYASTTPESDQPYPELPYDPRVDVTSLGRTTVSLAWKPSPTASVLKQPIQYCVVINKEHNFKSLCAVETKQTADDTFMKAPKPGLDFSPFDFAHFGFSSNSNSGKERGFLKPTPKLYSKLYSKPKVDLEKICIGNKNIFTVSELKPGTQYYFDIFAVNVNTNMSTAYVGTFARTKEEAKQKTVDLKDGKITDVFVKRKGTKFLRFAPVSSHQKVTFFVHSCLNAIQMQIKRDGKLLLSQNVEGVHQFQLRGKPKAKYLIRLKGNKKGASILKFLAATRPNKQSFPSLPEDTRIKAFDKLRTCSSVTVAWLGTQERNKFCIYKKEVDDNYNEEKKKREQNQCLGPDLRKKSEKVLW
- the NDNF gene encoding protein NDNF isoform X4, giving the protein MLLMRSSIFYLFLLLPFSSWMQKLPTRDEELFQMQIQDQAFFHDSSVLPDGAEISSYLFRGTPKRFFFVVEEDNTPFAVTVTPCDTPLEWKLSLQDLPEESSGEGSGEPEPLEQQNQQMIREEDTELFSYRGNDVEYFVSSTSPSGLYQLELWSTEKDTNFKVYASTTPESDQPYPELPYDPRVDVTSLGRTTVSLAWKPSPTASVLKQPIQYCVVINKEHNFKSLCAVETKQTADDTFMKAPKPGLDFSPFDFAHFGFSSNSNSGKERGFLKPTPKLYSKLYSKPKVDLEKICIGNKNIFTVSELKPGTQYYFDIFAVNVNTNMSTAYVGTFARTKEEAKQKTVDLKDGKITDVFVKRKGTKFLRFAPVSSHQKVTFFVHSCLNAIQMQIKRDGKLLLSQNVEGVHQFQLRGKPKAKYLIRLKGNKKGASILKFLAATRPNKQSFPSLPEDTRIKAFDKLRTCSSVTVAWLGTQERNKFCIYKKEVDDNYNEEKKKREQNQCLGPDLRKKSEKVLYTYVWPVSKTG
- the NDNF gene encoding protein NDNF isoform X7, encoding MLLMRSSIFYLFLLLPFSSWMQKLPTRDEELFQMQIQDQAFFHDSSVLPDGAEISSYLFRGTPKRFFFVVEEDNTPFAVTVTPCDTPLEWKLSLQDLPEESSGEGSGEPEPLEQQNQQMIREEDTELFSYRGNDVEYFVSSTSPSGLYQLELWSTEKDTNFKVYASTTPESDQPYPELPYDPRVDVTSLGRTTVSLAWKPSPTASVLKQPIQYCVVINKEHNFKSLCAVETKQTADDTFMKAPKPGLDFSPFDFAHFGFSSNSNSGKERGFLKPTPKLYSKLYSKPKVDLEKICIGNKNIFTVSELKPGTQYYFDIFAVNVNTNMSTAYVGTFARTKEEAKQKTVDLKDGKITDVFVKRKGTKFLRFAPVSSHQKVTFFVHSCLNAIQMQIKRDGKLLLSQNVEGVHQFQLRGKPKAKYLIRLKGNKKGASILKFLAATRPNKQSFPSLPEDTRIKAFDKLRTCSSVTVAWLGTQERNKFCIYKKEVDDNYNEEKKKREQNQCLGPDLRKKSEKVL
- the NDNF gene encoding protein NDNF isoform X2; translated protein: MLLMRSSIFYLFLLLPFSSWMQKLPTRDEELFQMQIQDQAFFHDSSVLPDGAEISSYLFRGTPKRFFFVVEEDNTPFAVTVTPCDTPLEWKLSLQDLPEESSGEGSGEPEPLEQQNQQMIREEDTELFSYRGNDVEYFVSSTSPSGLYQLELWSTEKDTNFKVYASTTPESDQPYPELPYDPRVDVTSLGRTTVSLAWKPSPTASVLKQPIQYCVVINKEHNFKSLCAVETKQTADDTFMKAPKPGLDFSPFDFAHFGFSSNSNSGKERGFLKPTPKLYSKLYSKPKVDLEKICIGNKNIFTVSELKPGTQYYFDIFAVNVNTNMSTAYVGTFARTKEEAKQKTVDLKDGKITDVFVKRKGTKFLRFAPVSSHQKVTFFVHSCLNAIQMQIKRDGKLLLSQNVEGVHQFQLRGKPKAKYLIRLKGNKKGASILKFLAATRPNKQSFPSLPEDTRIKAFDKLRTCSSVTVAWLGTQERNKFCIYKKEVDDNYNEEKKKREQNQCLGPDLRKKSEKVLFVNCQAFCVSGSYSKKQHMSTIL
- the NDNF gene encoding protein NDNF isoform X1; translation: MQKLPTRDEELFQMQIQDQAFFHDSSVLPDGAEISSYLFRGTPKRFFFVVEEDNTPFAVTVTPCDTPLEWKLSLQDLPEESSGEGSGEPEPLEQQNQQMIREEDTELFSYRGNDVEYFVSSTSPSGLYQLELWSTEKDTNFKVYASTTPESDQPYPELPYDPRVDVTSLGRTTVSLAWKPSPTASVLKQPIQYCVVINKEHNFKSLCAVETKQTADDTFMKAPKPGLDFSPFDFAHFGFSSNSNSGKERGFLKPTPKLYSKLYSKPKVDLEKICIGNKNIFTVSELKPGTQYYFDIFAVNVNTNMSTAYVGTFARTKEEAKQKTVDLKDGKITDVFVKRKGTKFLRFAPVSSHQKVTFFVHSCLNAIQMQIKRDGKLLLSQNVEGVHQFQLRGKPKAKYLIRLKGNKKGASILKFLAATRPNKQSFPSLPEDTRIKAFDKLRTCSSVTVAWLGTQERNKFCIYKKEVDDNYNEEKKKREQNQCLGPDLRKKSEKVLCKYFHSQNLQKAVTTETIKGLKPGKSYVLDVYVIGHGGYSVKYQSKLVKTRKFC
- the NDNF gene encoding protein NDNF isoform X3; this translates as MLLMRSSIFYLFLLLPFSSWMQKLPTRDEELFQMQIQDQAFFHDSSVLPDGAEISSYLFRGTPKRFFFVVEEDNTPFAVTVTPCDTPLEWKLSLQDLPEESSGEGSGEPEPLEQQNQQMIREEDTELFSYRGNDVEYFVSSTSPSGLYQLELWSTEKDTNFKVYASTTPESDQPYPELPYDPRVDVTSLGRTTVSLAWKPSPTASVLKQPIQYCVVINKEHNFKSLCAVETKQTADDTFMKAPKPGLDFSPFDFAHFGFSSNSNSGKERGFLKPTPKLYSKLYSKPKVDLEKICIGNKNIFTVSELKPGTQYYFDIFAVNVNTNMSTAYVGTFARTKEEAKQKTVDLKDGKITDVFVKRKGTKFLRFAPVSSHQKVTFFVHSCLNAIQMQIKRDGKLLLSQNVEGVHQFQLRGKPKAKYLIRLKGNKKGASILKFLAATRPNKQSFPSLPEDTRIKAFDKLRTCSSVTVAWLGTQERNKFCIYKKEVDDNYNEEKKKREQNQCLGPDLRKKSEKVLCKYFHSQNLQKAVTTETIKGLKPGKSYVLDVYVIGHGGYSVKYQSKLVKTRKFC